TATACCGAGTTAATCTCAAATATAGATGACCAGTTGAGTGGTGGATCTCGTGGGACTCGATTTGTGTTGGGTCATGAGGTTTCGTTTCACCGAGGAAGATATTGTCTCTATGTATGGTGTACCTGAGAACCGTTCGATGGTAATTGAAGAAGTGCTGAGGTGTAAATTTTGATTAAAGATGTAGGATCCATCGTTGGGTGCTGACTGCGTTGCTTCATGTTGTCCATGTGACCGTGTCCTTGTCTCATTTAGGGCCGTTCGTTTACATAGGAACGTTGCCTAGAACGATTCAGTTAGAACAGCAGATTTATTTCCACGTCCTCAAATCACCTGGATTAGTTTCAGCCCTCGTTCCACGCTCCGAATGGACAACGAACGGGCCCTTAGTCGGAACGAGTTCCTTTGAGACGTCgtcgctgacatgtgggccaacTCAGTGTCCGGGCCCACCAGTTAGTGACTACATCACCTGATTTTGACGTCAGGCGTGGGCCAGCTCAGTGTCTGAGCCCACTAGTTAGTGACTACATCACCTGACTTTGACGTCAGGCGAGCCTCACCGCCTTAGTCTTGTTCGGTTTGGAGGGGGTTGGAAGGGAAGTCAAAATCCCCTTTAATTCATCCCAATTTTGGAGGGAATTAACCGAACAAGCTCTTACGGAGATGAACAAATCCTGGAGGGAATTAGAACAAGACCTTACGGAGATGAACAAATCATGGAGGGAATTAGCCGAACAAGACCTTATGGAGATGAAGAAATGTttgtaaaatgatgttttgaacATTATGATCTTGTGTCTAGATAAAGAGTAGAACCTGTCGATGATACGTTCAGAAACAAAAGAAGCTTATTTGGTCTATCCATTTTAGAAATTCAGTCATCAAAATCAGGAATACAAACATATTTGGTCTAAAATAAACACAATGGCTTAACCCCACATCCTCACGGATACCCAGCTTTGCACCGGACGAATCTTTTCGTTGCATGCTTTTAGAAAAAGGGTTAATTAGATCTATGCCATTATAACTTCACCGTTTTTGAAGCGCGCCATTACTTCTCAAGAAACTATGCCAGTGCCACTACAATTCACCTTCCGTTGGAAATACGCCATTATGTACATCTAACACCATGTTGGGCCCACTTGCAGGCGTACCCATACGCCCCTGCCCCCTCTCTCCACTCACTGACATgtggccccacatgtcatccccttCCTTCTCCTCTCCTCGTTTGCCTCCATAACCTCCTCCTGCTCGCacgccggtccgccgccgcgctcctcctgCTCGCCCGCTGCCCACCCCCCTGCTCGCcgctagacctgggcatgggctgcccgacccgacggacccgacccaacccgcccgaaaatagcccgacccgacccgacccgaagagtttgatgggcgggctcgggtcaaaatttttgacccggtatgactgacgggccgggcacgggctaaaaattttgacccgaaacccgaaaaacccgaaggaacccgacattttacataggcccggcccgacccgacccgaacccgacccgacccgactggctgtcgggtcgggtgcgggctcaattttacggcccggccaccgggtcgggtcgggcacgggccgctagaaaaaacaccgggttttttttggcccgacccgaacccgacccggcccggaggatgcccaggtctactcgccgccaccgcgctcctcctgctgctgtacctgccctgctcgccgccacgcgctcctcctgctcgccgGTTCCGAGCTCCGGCCGCGAGCTCTGCCTAttctcaccgccgccgctgtgcaagaagcagcggccgccgccgccgtcccgaagcatcccgaagccgccgccgtccttcaTGGCAGCGAacaccgcggcgagctcggtcgCAACCTCCAGCACCTcggcctcccgcggcggcggtccCCTAACCCGCCCGGgcgctcggccggcggcggcgcggctcgctcgATGCGGACACCCGCCCGCGCGCTccgccggcagcggcgtggCTCGCTCGATGTGAggaagcagcggccgccgcgcgggaaTCCACGGAGAGGCAGCACGGGGGGGGGCTGCGAAGGGCGCCGTCGCGCGGGGCTACGGTCGGCGCGGGTGGAGCCGCCGGAGGTGGAGTGGGcgtgtcctctccctcctccatcGACGGTGGCGCTCGACCGGCGGCAGTGTGGCTCGCTCCACACGGACGCCCGCCCGCacgctcggccggcggcggcgcggctcgctccACGCGGATGCCGGCCTGCGCGCTCGGCCAGCGACGAGCAGGGGGGCCCGCCCGAAGGTGAGCAGGATTGCAGACCGACGTGTGAGGCAGAGGAGTCCGGGGGGGCAAAAGGGTCCATACGGAAATACGGTAGGGGAGGAGACGTGTTCGTATGTCTGCAACTGGGCTCCACACGGCGTCAGACGTACATAATGGTGTATTCCAAACATCAGATGAATTGTAATGACAGTTGCATAGTTTTGCGAATAGTAATGGTGCGGTTCAAAACCAGCAAAGTTACAATGGCACAGATCCAATTAACCCTTAGAAAAAAAACCTTGGCGAAAACATCTAAGGAGAACGTGTAAACATGAACACTCTGTTGTGTTCCTCATAGTTCTGTCACTTAGAACTGTGATCCGTGCTATACTACCTTCTAGAGAAGACATGCCAATCATTTAGATCACATGACAAAATTAATCTATTTTGATAAACTTTTTAAATATATACCAAAGCAAAAAACATCAACTAGATAAACCATAAAATATCAATTAATAATGCTAAAGAGAAGAATAAACTTTCCCTGAACTACCAATGCTTGCCAACCTCGTTAACTTGGCAAGTGGGCCCCGCTTGCAGTCTAATGAGCATTGGACGTCCTTGATTGCCGAGCTGGGGGGgactcttctctctctctagcCCTAAAACTTGGATGTATAAAcctctaaaaataattttatacTTAATCTTATTctaaataaaaattattatgACTAGTTTAAAATATAAATTATTTCACAAGCTAAATGGTTATTTTCTTTATAAGTTTTGgacatcattacttgaatcttatTATTTACGTAGTTATGATATGTTCGAAATAAGTTAAATTTATTTTGAGACCCGCAAGCTTAAAATGCACCCAACATTGTATGGTTGTATCATTTTAGTTCAACAAGTTGCAAAAATATACAAATGTATACATAAACTTGTCAAATGTGTGCAGGTACGATCACATATACTTATTCAATCCTAAAATAAGTGTTCTTTTAGAAAAATTCAAACACATTACTTAGCCTAACAAACATCTTTATTACACCTAATTACTTCTAGCAATTATGATTGAAAAACGTgttatttatttgattttctgAATTCTCAGTGAATGCATATACATTGGAACTAGAAAGTAACCTCTAGTGTATATTTGATTGGCTCTATATGTTTTCCTATACAATATTTTCTTGGTATGGTTTTCTTTAATTAGATGGATCTCATTACAAACTAAAAAACACTCTTTGTTGGACAAAATTTAAATGCTAAAACAACACTTattttgggacagagggagtacaatACTAAGGATATTTTACCTGAAATGTAGGGTATCCTAGGTTTCTACAGACAGATTATGGAGGTAGAGAAAAGACTTATGTACATCTTATTAGTGCATTGTTCAGTTAATCAATAACTTAATTTTCAGTGGCCGCATCAAAACCAAGAAGATTAGCATGCCTTTTTAACTCCATGGCCCACcacaattgatttttttttacaaaattaacATCAAACAAATGAGATTAGTATATCTTTTTCCCAAAGGACTCTAGAATGCCTTAAATTTGGATACAAATTTCGAACCCTCCAATACCTTACGTtccaggacggagggagtagctatGTAAATATTAAAAGATATTGGAGATCAAAATTAATTTGAAGGAGGGCAAAAAAATTATGTTACCATCCACACTAATTAAAAGATTTTCACCAAATTTCTGAATTTTATGGTGCTCTAGTGCTGCACATGTGTATAAGTACATAAACTAGTTAGGTGCATAGCTAGGAGATCAGTTAGGATGCTTTGATATGACATTTCCATCATACTCAATATGAAACAATGACtaaatttagaaaatgttttCAGAAAGCTGGAGAGAGATATCGTTCCAACTTTTATCAAGCACTGCGTGCCAATACCTGTCACTGAATTTTTTATGCAGTGTGCTGATATTGTTCATCTTGATTGACTTGAAATATGTGTTTGACAATTTGTACTTTTGCCATCTTCTCAAAATTAATACTCACGACCTAAGCACAGTTACCTAACAAAGACATCATCACAAAATACTCTCGGTAGCGTATACGTGATCGCACGCAGACTAATTATAAGTTCATGCAGCCATTTGCATGATTGCAATTTGTTAGACTAAAATGATACAACTGTACAAGTTATTGTATAGTAGGTGTGCAATTTACTCATTTAATTTGATTTGCTAGAAACTTAATTCAAACTAAGTTGTACTTATAATCAACCGAAACTTGGATCTAACATAGAGCTCGCGAGCTCCAACAATTCGAGATCAAGCTATTCACTAAAGCTTTAGTATTTCTGTTTGcatgtgcatgtgcatgcactCTACTCCCTCTATTAAAGTTAATATAATATAGCCGGAGATTAAAGCCTTCCGTTAGCTAAAATAGGCCTAGAATGCTAAAATAGCCACAAAATGATAAAGCTACTTATTAGGGTTCGCTTCTCTTTCTATTGGTTCATcaaattaaatatttttttagaggaGTATGTGGTCAGTCTCCTCATCCATTGCTGCCGTGGAGTTGAGAAGAAATTAAGAACATCTCTGGGCTGAATCGACCTCGTCACCTCGGCTCGGGAtgagcttttcaaaaaaaaaaaaaaaactcggctcgggatgctccagctccagctccaggtgGCAAGCTCGCTCGAGGTCGGCTCATTGACAGCCCTCCCGCAGGGCTCAGGCCTCAGGTTCATCTGCCCCCTCCCCTCTGTCTCTTAAACCTTTCCCTTCCCTCGGACTCTCTACTCCCTTGctcttccttccctggcggcggcgcctcggcgagcggcggcgccattcgTCACGTCTTCGCAcagccctttgccggcgacgaACGTCCTCCAGGTATGCCCGCCCCTCCTCTTTCCTTCTGCCGTGCGagacggagcaccccaaaccctaacaaaactatctgtattcggatctgaatccagttACAATAGATTACCTACTAACTTCGATTTCGTTTGCGAAAATTATCGGGTGTACACCCATGTCCTATGCTGGGTCCGCCCCtcagggaaggaggaggaggagggggagcagcCTTTGCCCCCGTGCAAAATTTGGGTGCTGACTCTGTTGCCTTGTTCGCGATTTTTCTAGGGGTCAGCTAAACCGGCAGCAGCGAGTGTTGTCAAGCCGCCGCCATGGTGATTCCGTGATTCCTCCTCCGCTGCACAGATCGTTCGTCTCTGCTCCTGGTGTCTCTTACGTGCCCCCCCCTCGATACTGTTCCTTTTTGCAGCTGTTCTTCTCCTACTTCAAGGAGCTCGTGGGGAAGGAGGTGACGGTGGAGCTCAAGAACGACCTGGCGATTCGCGGGACACTCCACTCGGTCGACCAGTACCTCAACATCAAGCTCGAGAACACTCGGGTTGTTGACCAGGACAAGTACCCCCACATGGTATACCTGCTGCCGAGTCTAGTTGAAACTATGTCTGCACAGACTTCATGCCCTTCAGCTTAGTTTCATACTTTCATCAGTTAGAGTTTGTAGGTAACTTGATTGCTGCTCTTTtcctcagttttttttttgccatcctTACTTGATATTGACTTAGCGGGAACTGGGAACTGTAGGGGAAAGGTTTGTAGCAGAGCAGTTAGCTCACTTTTCCAGCATCTTGGATAGTGTGGTTGAAGGTTCCTATGTTGTACAATACAAATATAGGCCAGAAGGGGTGTATTGCTGGTAATCAAGCTTTTTTGTGGCAACCTTGCACATATTGCATAGTCCTGCATTTGACTTTACCAAACTTGCTTTTTTTTGCTAACTcatatatattaaaaaattaAGCACAAAGCTCGGAGATAAAGATCCCTTAATACATGTTCGGAGATAAAGTTCAGAGATCTTGAAGACTTGGGCACCCGGAAAATGTCGGTTTTTTGTGTGGCTGGCAATCAGGGATAGATGTTGGACATCTGATCGGCTGGCAAGAAGGAATTTGCCGCACCCTGCAAGCTTCCCACTCCGTGATCAAGCTGAGGAAACCATTAATCACCTGCTGATCGATTGTGTCTTTGCTAGAGATTTTTGGTTTGTTTTTGAGGAGAGCTGGCCTGCAGGTTCTCTCCCCCTGTTTGGATGGAAATTTTGACTGGTGGGAGATTAGTGCTGACTCTGTGCCTGCTCATACTATAAAAGGCCTTTACTCTCTGATTACTCTAGGAGCCTGGACTTCATGGACTCATCGCAACCGTTGTGTTTTTGATGGGGCCTTCCAGTGTCTCTAGAGCCTTGGTGTCGGCCAGTGAGGAGCTACATTTGTGGGGTTTGGCTGGAGCTCGAGGAGCGAATCACCTTCTCGCTCTGGTTCCAAATGAAGAGTGATTGTACAGGTCGAGGTCAGATGTATTTTTTGTGACATAGGTGTTTTTAGTTTGTTGGCTtagtgggtgggtgggtgggtgtgggtgtgggtgtgtgtgggggggagCTCCCTAGCTACAGCACATATCACTAGCTGTGTATCACCGAGCAAATGACGAGCTGCAGTCAACACATGCAGCAAGCAATCCGTCATCCAAAGCTAGCAAACTTACCTTAAAGATTGTCCGTTCAGAACTTAGTGCTTGGGTAATTTGATGGTGTCCACTGTCCAGTGTCCACACGTACGGAACAACACCACAAATTTCTCCATAAGAATTCACATCCAACTAACTGTTGTATTGTTTATAGGACCTTCATATCTCTAGTATAGCATTCTTGTGACTTACCTTGATATTGACTGTCAGAACTCAGTGCTTGGGTAACTTGATGGTGCTCAGTTTCCACAAATTTATGCATGGAGGGATTTGTATATAATTGACTTTTCATTGTGTAGACGACTTTCACAAGTCCACATTCTCACATTTTGAGTGATTTAGTCTTAATAAGCCCCTCTAGCATAGGCCTGACTGGTTTTGTGATGAATTTTGTATTGGAAATTCATGAAACTCAGTTTGTATATAAATGTTTTGTTCCTAAATCATGGCCGGATGGCCCAGAATTTGCAGAAGTGAAATAAGTATGATGGATTCAATGGAACTGCCTCTATTTTATATACGATGAACTCAGTTCTGTAGAATGATGTTTAGATAGATATATGGAAGGTTGTCGGGGCATGCAAACGGCCTGGTGATTTGCAGGATGCTCCACTCAGCTGACCAGTACGGCAGTACCTCAACATCGAACTCAAGAACACTTGAGTTGTTGACCAGGACAAATATCCCCACATGGCATGCCCTGCTGCCATGTCTAGCTGGTACTATGTGAGTACAGTTTCAAGCCCTTCAGAGTGATTTTATCGGTTAAGAGTTTGTACTCTACTTGATTGCTGCTCTTTCCTTGGTTGGTTATGACATCCAATATCGACTTAGTGGGAATTGGGAACTGCAGGGAAAGGCCATAGCAGTAGCAGTTTCTTACACTTATCCAGCATCTTGGGTAGTGTGGTGGAAGGTTCCTATGTTGTACAAATAAAGGGCAGAAGGATGTGTTGCTGTTAACTTAGCATTCTTGTGGCAACCTGGACCAGACCAACTCGTTCTTAAAGGAAGTTGTGGATTACACTAATTGCATAGTTGTGCACTTGACTTTAGCAGACTTACCTTAAAGATTGACTGTTCAGAACTTAGTGCTTGGGTAATTTTATGGTTTGCAGTGTCCAGACGTACAGAACAACACCCCAAATTTGTCCATGGAAGAGTCATATCTATTTAActgttgtattgtgtataagaaCTTCATATTTCTGATCTAGCATTCTTGTGGCAACCTTAGTCTAATTGCATGACATTGCTGTTGACTTGTAGAAGACTTAACTTTATTGACTGTCAAAACTCTGCTTGCGTAATTGAGTGGTGTTCAGTGTCCACAACTACATAACAGCACCATGAATTTATCCATGGAAGCATTCGTATATAATTAAGTTTTGCATTGTGTACAGGACCTTCATATTCTCATATGTTGAGGGATTTACTCTAGCATATGTCTAACTTGTTTTGTGGTGGACTTTGTTCTGTAAATTTAAGAAACTCTGGCAAGTCTGTATATGAAGATTATGTTCTTAAATTATGGTCCAGAAGTTGCACATGAATAAATATGATATATGCAATGGCAACGCCTGTACTCCTATCTACGATGAACTCAGTTCTGTTGAACAATGtttagatagatagatagatggaAAGTTGTGCAGTCATGCTAGCTGTGTCAGTTGCTTGTCTAGTTCTGCTTATCTAATATATTTAATTCATCCTCTTAAGGCTGTCTGCACTCGTCGTACTCTAAATTCATCCTTTAAAAGGAATATTCTATCCTGGTCATCGAAATTCTCTCCTCTACACTCAGTTTCCCCGCACCCGTCATACTCTATATCTCATCCTCTATCCCAACTACCCACCCGCGGGCCCCATACGTCAGTCTCACCTCCTCCTTATCCAccgccctcccctctctctccctccctcctcgaaCTCTCTGCCCGCAGCCACCTCTCCCCTGCTCTCTCCTCCCCGCCGGGACCAGGCCGGTGCGCGCGGCGGGGACGTCCTCCTTCCCCGCCCCGGCTCCGGCACGACGGCCGGCCGCCCCTGGAACTCGATGCCACCCTGGATCCACTCGTGGCCGCCGCGCTCACCGCCACCTTtggagctcgcggccgccgcgctcctcgcTTGCCCTTGGAGCTCGCGGCGCTCGCCGCCATGCCGCGCGCGCTGGGCCGTAGCGGTGCCCGGCGGGCGGCGTCGCTCGGCGATGCGGCTCGGAGCGGCGCGAGGCCGCCGCGCGGTGTGACTGCAGACCTGAGCCTCCCCCGTCGGTTCTCCTAGCCGGAGTGCCCGCagatctgggcggcggcggagcccgcggcggccggatgtcgcggcgacggcgagctccctcTGCGGCCGGCCGAGCGCGGCCAtgtcccccggcggcggcgccccagcCTCCCTCTCCTGCGCCTGCTGGGCCGCCACCATCTCCCTCGAGCTcggcggagcgccggcgggGCCACGCGACGCGGCGCGACGCGGCGGTGGCCCGCGCAGCGCGACGCGGCGCGACGCGGCGGTGGCCCGCGCAGCGCGACGCGGCGCGACGCGGCGGTGGCCCGCGCAGCGCGACGCGACACGGCGGcggtgtagggtcgagatggcggactagagggggggtgaatagtcctttctaaaactaattgcgccggctaactgaaacttatgcggaattgaaactattcgcttagccaagacttcacccctctaactatgactctaaggcacctccaaaaagatcctacacaaagcaaatggagtgtcAAACTAGCAAGAGCTCttctaacaattctaatgccaagccacacaagtctaaccactagtacttcacaaaccggaggagctcctacacaattctaatgagcaaaaacacaaagccaaacctaagctcactagatgcgcaaggacaaggatacacaatccaaacccaaaagctcaacttgcttagctacacaatctaagcaagagcagct
The Panicum virgatum strain AP13 chromosome 6N, P.virgatum_v5, whole genome shotgun sequence genome window above contains:
- the LOC120678890 gene encoding sm-like protein LSM2 isoform X2 gives rise to the protein MLFFSYFKELVGKEVTVELKNDLAIRGTLHSVDQYLNIKLENTRVVDQDKYPHMAYTANTGVFGFQLSVGVWGLCRSMD
- the LOC120678890 gene encoding sm-like protein LSM2 isoform X1, producing MLFFSYFKELVGKEVTVELKNDLAIRGTLHSVDQYLNIKLENTRVVDQDKYPHMLSVRNCFIRGSVVRYVLLPQDGVDIDILHDATRREARGG